A region of the Roseibium algicola genome:
CGTTGCCTGCCGATAGTGTGAGAATGGGTTCCGTCGTCCGGTTCCGAACCGACGCTACGGACGAAAAGACCCTGCAGCTGGTCTTTCCGGGCGACGCGGATATCGCAAACGGCAGGATTTCCATCCTGACACCCATCGGCACCGCCCTCATTGGCCTTTCCGCGGGTCAGTCGATCACCTGGTGTGCAAACGACGGACGCCGGCATCGCCTAACCGTCGTGTCGGTCAGCCAGCCGCCGCTCGTCGGTGGAGGTTTGGAGCTGCAGTGCCTGGATCGCGGTTAGTC
Encoded here:
- the rnk gene encoding nucleoside diphosphate kinase regulator, whose amino-acid sequence is MREPTDFASKPDIVIGTTDYERLEGLASSFETRLPSVTEDLLTELSRARLVPDGALPADSVRMGSVVRFRTDATDEKTLQLVFPGDADIANGRISILTPIGTALIGLSAGQSITWCANDGRRHRLTVVSVSQPPLVGGGLELQCLDRG